The DNA window AGCCATTGTCCGGCCATGAAGAAATTCTGCAGACCGGGTAACCGCATGTTCAGATTTTTATTGAAATTTGTTGAAGTAGGCATAAAGCCTTCGTACGCGCCCTGCCAAACACCCGTATATCTGACATCCGTGAGCGGTGTTGCAACATCAGTAACTTCAACATACTGCCGAAACCCTTGGTAATGGGTTTCCATAATCGCCAATGCATCGGCAAGTATGTTTTCCTTTTCAATCTTATACTGTTCCTTGCCCATGGTCGCCCATACTTTCCATGGCGTTTCAAAACGAATTATCACGACTGATTTTCCTTCAGGAGCCATCGTTGTATCAAAAGAATAATTCATAACCGAATACCCAAAAGGCAATGCCGTGCTTCCGATTTTTCTTCCGGCTGCCAAATATGATGTTACAGGTTCTGAGGTCGGAATAATTGTATTTATCCCGAATGAAATCTGCACCAGGGGCATAAACAGTTCCCATTCATTATAAGCATTCTCAATTTGTTTTGTTAAATACTTTCCGCCAAGCATACCATAAAGTGTCTGATAACCGTCGGCGGCACTTATGATATAGTCAGCAGTAATTGTACGACCGTTTTCCAGTTCTACAGCCTTTGCACGACCATCATCGGTTATTATCTTTGTAACCTTACATCCGGTGGTAAGTGTTCCTCCAATCGAAACAAACTTATCGGTCATACGCTGAGCCAGTGGTAAAGATCCTCCTTTGATATATCCGGCATTTTTCTGATTAAAGAAAGCGAGCATCAACAGAAAGGCAGTGGCTGAAAAATCACGATCACCATAAAATGAATTCAGAAATGTTTTCAGTGTATTATTTTTCAGCTTGAGCTTATTAAAATACTCGGTACAGGTCATGTTCCGGAATTTGAACATCAGTTTGAGCACCGGAAACATCTTGAACAGCGCTTTTATATAATCAACAACGGTTAACAGTTCGGCAGGTTTGCTGAATGGTTCAAGCAGTATCCCGAGTCGCATTTCGCGGCACATTTTTTTAATGCCGCGTGCATCTTCGGGAGCAAGTTCCAGCAAGTATTTCTCCCAACGGTCAATATCTGCATAAATGTAAAAGGACTCATTGTTGGCATTCACCATTTTAACATAAACATCATGATCGACAACCACTGTTTTTTCATTCAACACATTGGTTTCTTTCCAAACATCATGAAATGCTCCTTTAGAAGTGCCAACGAGCCAGTGCAGGCAATAATCAAAGCGATATCCCTTGCGGTCCCACGCAGTGCATTGACCACCGGTTGTTGTGTGCATTTCAATAATCTCGGTGCGAAAACCGTTCAATTGTCCGTAAATGCCTGCAGAGAGTCCTGCAACACCTCCTCCAATAATCACAATCTTCTTTTCCATAAAATAAATTGTTAGTCCTTGTGAGTTATTTTTTATTGGCAATACTTGCGGTTCAAAAATAACATCCTTTCGGCAATTACACAGACTATACAATTAATTAATATTAACTTAATGATAGCTTAACCGCGAGTCGAGGTATATCCTCGAAATTTGCTCAATTCCTTAATAAATACTTCCATATATGGAATCAGACGTATTACTGCTCGAAGAGTTACTCGAATTGCAAGAAAATTATTTTGAGAATTTAATTGACCGTGGTTTGGCCTGCGATGACTCATCTCTGAATACTAAGGGAATTGCCGTTTATAAAACCGTTATTAAAAACATGAGTCGCCGCTTGAGCAGAGCGCCGGCACATTTGAACATTGTTTATGATTAAGAATTGAGAACCGAAGCCTAACAAGGGGCTTTACAGTTCGCTAATACTGAATTAATGATGAATTAACCGTTTTCCGTTGTTATTGAAATAAAACTGCCCGTATGAACTTATTCCTATTTGCCTTTGGCGCACTTTTCTCTATTATCAACCCTCTGGGGACTGTGCCGGTTTTTGTAAGTCTCACAGGGAATCAAAGCAAGCAGGCTAAATCAAGAATTGCACTGCGCACATCACGCAATGTTCTCTTTATTCTGCTGATATCATTTTTTCTGGGGAAATACCTTTTGATTCTTTTCGGAATATCTGTCAATTCCTTAAAAATTGCCGGCGGCCTTATCATAGCGACATCGGGTTTTGCACTGCTTTCGGGTAAGTTCAACGAACATAAAGGAATAAAAAAGGAGAAGGTTAAAAGAGATATCGAGACCCGTTCGGAAATCACACTCACGCCCCTTGCTATTCCTATGCTGGCAGGTCCTGGTACTATTTCTTTGCTGATTACCTACAAACAGGAGTACGATGATCTTACTTCAGTTGTTTTGATTATTGCAGCTATACTAGCCGCGACAATCAGTATCTATTTTATATTAAGAAGTTCAAATTATATTGAAAGAGTGCTCGGCGCTTCGGGCATCAACGCTCTGTCGCGTATTATTGGATTTATTGTAATTGCTATTGGTGTCGAGTATGTTACATCTGCATTAATAAACGTATTACGAATTTCCGGACTTTGATTTAGTGACATTCATTGCTCAAGGCCGCAAACAAGAATACTATGTATCAGACAACTTCAATTGAACTGTTCAGGCAAGTCATTACAAGTCCGTTAATGTGCAAGCGCATCATAGAGAATCTTCATAAGGATGGAACCAGAAAAAGCAAGGCTATCGAATTGATTTTTGAATTGCGAAAACGGATTGCCGAAGGGCAAGTAGTTGAAGAATCCACAGTAGAAAGTATATTGATACTGTCCGGAATTAACTCACAGAGTTCTTTATTGGGTGAACACCCCGGGCGTATTGACCACCTTCTGCCGAAATAGTTTGACAGTTTAATATTAATAATATTAACACTCCCACAGACTCCCATTTACACAGAATATTTTACACTCTCCGAACACACTTTGATATTCGATTAAATACCTCCACGGGTATTGCAAATACACTTTGATATTCGATTAAATACCTCCACTGGTATTGCAAACACACTTTTATATTCGATTAAATACCTCCACGGGTATTGCAAACACACTTTGATATTCGATTAAATACCTCCACGGGTATTTCAAACACACTTTGATATTCGATTAAATACCTCCACGGGTATTGCAAATACACTTTGATATTCCATTAAATACCTCCACGGGTATTGCAAATACACTTTGATATTCCATTAAATACCTCCACAGGTATTGCAAATACAGTTTGATATTCCGATTTGTACAATAGAGTGTATTGCAGATACACTTTGATATACTAAACGGAGGTTCCGTGTGTATTATGAAGTACAAAAACGCTGTGTAAAGCTTGAACAATAGTGCCGGCGGGAGGGTGGTCCATGGCAGGCGGAGGTATTCACATACCCCTGAAAACAGTAAGCCCTGCGAAACCGCTTTGGGCGGGGCAGGGCTTACACTCACCGAAATCGACAGGGCTGTGCGGGCATGCGTAACGCGGGTTTTCAGACCTGAGGAGGAATTTCAGGACTATCGGCTGCGGGCCTGCCGCCTCCGGCTCCGGGGAACCTCTTCTGAAGGTCTTCATAAATAGATTTGGCACCGGGAACGCCGGTCTTTGCAGCCGCCTTTACGGCATTGTAAAAAATCATGGCTCCCGACAATGCTTCTACACCGGCCTCAGTAGCAGTATCCTCTATATTCTGCACCAGCGGATGCAGCAAGCGGAGTGCTTCGGTCAGGACACGGGAGAGCTGATAATCTGACTTCAGCCGGGTCACATCCAGGTAGGCAGGAACCATGTTG is part of the Bacteroidota bacterium genome and encodes:
- a CDS encoding NAD(P)/FAD-dependent oxidoreductase; amino-acid sequence: MEKKIVIIGGGVAGLSAGIYGQLNGFRTEIIEMHTTTGGQCTAWDRKGYRFDYCLHWLVGTSKGAFHDVWKETNVLNEKTVVVDHDVYVKMVNANNESFYIYADIDRWEKYLLELAPEDARGIKKMCREMRLGILLEPFSKPAELLTVVDYIKALFKMFPVLKLMFKFRNMTCTEYFNKLKLKNNTLKTFLNSFYGDRDFSATAFLLMLAFFNQKNAGYIKGGSLPLAQRMTDKFVSIGGTLTTGCKVTKIITDDGRAKAVELENGRTITADYIISAADGYQTLYGMLGGKYLTKQIENAYNEWELFMPLVQISFGINTIIPTSEPVTSYLAAGRKIGSTALPFGYSVMNYSFDTTMAPEGKSVVIIRFETPWKVWATMGKEQYKIEKENILADALAIMETHYQGFRQYVEVTDVATPLTDVRYTGVWQGAYEGFMPTSTNFNKNLNMRLPGLQNFFMAGQWLFPGGGLPPSAQSGKSVIQLICKDEKKKFRTIQL
- a CDS encoding MarC family protein; the protein is MNLFLFAFGALFSIINPLGTVPVFVSLTGNQSKQAKSRIALRTSRNVLFILLISFFLGKYLLILFGISVNSLKIAGGLIIATSGFALLSGKFNEHKGIKKEKVKRDIETRSEITLTPLAIPMLAGPGTISLLITYKQEYDDLTSVVLIIAAILAATISIYFILRSSNYIERVLGASGINALSRIIGFIVIAIGVEYVTSALINVLRISGL